GTCAGTCTCATACTCATCTTTGTTTTGTCAATAAAATTCCTGCACTTGAGGCAGTTTCCTTATCTCTAACTGCCAGGGAACAAAACACCTTTTCTGGGAGAGGACGATGACCCCCGACTTGGAGGTGCAAACTATCATCCAGCATTCAGTACATTATCTACAAACCATTCCTGGGCACACTGAAGACTGTGGTCAGATGGAACTAGGCATCTATGAATGCTCGTGACTAAATTAAAAGGACAAGGTGCAGTTActtaatgcttttaaaatgttgaatAAGGTGACTGTATTAAATTAACAAACACATCCCAAAATACAAGCTTAGGAAATAATGGACTTCATAATGCATTCCATAGTTACAGGAAGGTGCACTTACTTTCCCAGAGTCTGCAGCAATCTTTATTCCCCCCGCCGAAGACCAGTTTATTTTTGGAGGTTATTCTCAGTTCCTCCACTGGCATAGCCAGCCTTCATCAAGTGTGCAAAATGCAGCATGATATTTACAAGGAGTGTGTGAAGAATATGAAATTTGTTGTGAAGTCTCAGTTTAGAATTAAAATACTTGAAACATTTACAAGCAACAGTAATAGAATATACAATTACAGGATAACAttgatacactttattaaaaatggtgttagagcaaaaataaaaaaactggccAACTGTCAACCAGGAGATCCACTGCTACAACATTTCTAATCTTTTGTATAGTTTAATTAGAGcactttagaaaaaataaaattgattggCAGATGAACAGGTGGGTCCTGGGCATAAGTGTAACTCAGATAATCCCATTTTTATGAGGTAAGTGGCCATAGACTTGTACATCCTTCatttcccagaaaaaaaaaaaaaaccctatacACAAGCTTTACTTTAATCGatgaaatgtatataaatatatatacacattatctGCATACTGATTTATAAGTAAAACTATTTTGACTATTACACAATAATTCAATACAGATACAAACTATTTTTTGGTATGTATAGATATAGAGAAGATGAATAAATAAAGGCCAGTACAGACATTGTGTATATATGCTCTTACTACAGCTGTTCATGTGTAGCCATTTTTTATACTTCTATAAAAGACTTGACTTTTATAGGATTTACACTGAAATCATcatcaacttaaaaaaaattctcaccaTTCTTACTGAACAGAACAGACAGCCCAGTGCAACATCAGTTTCACTCTACCGAAGAAGTTGGTGGCTTTAGAAATACCGAGATCATTTGTGCAACACTGTGAATCCTCTCCATGCCCCTTAGACATGCAAAAACacctcaaatgttttttttttttttttaaatcccagtAACAGaaacagtttttcttcttctttcttcattaTTAGCTGGTTGTCCTCAGAAAGGTGGTTGGCAGGTATGGGACATTATACACAAGGGTAACCGAGGTCCGATTAAGAATGCTTGCAATTTATATCTAAGTGCCACATTACAAGCAGGCTAAAGTGCTGTCACCCTCAAAGCAAGTTGCACCAGCCAGCACCTTTGCGTGATAATGAGGTGGCCCACATCATGAGAGACAGTCGCTGATCCTCATAGGGTGGAAAGCGCAAATAAGTAACACATTCAACATGTGTAGTTCGTAGCACACATGACTTGCGGTGTGAGAAGGTGTCAAAACTGTAACGTCCATGGTACAGGCCCATACCACTAGCTCCTGcagtcaaaatttaaaaaggaaaggcGTTTAGAGGAAAGTCTTTATTGGTAACTGTGTGCACCCTTCACCACTACAGTATTTCTATTAAACACATTATCTGTTTGGGGCATAAAACCTTTTCATACAACATGGTGCCCTCGGCGGGCAAGTGTGTAAAATGACATGCTCTCAATGACTGTTTCAAACAGTTATTTGTGCTCTTTGATGTGTTGCTCTGCTGGACCGCTGTAGTACATGTACCTACTGTTGCATCATTGTGTCTCATGGTTGTTGTCTCATCATTTGGTCTGTGCAGTACCTTATGGTGGCTGCACTGTGAAAAGACATATAAAAATGAGAGACTGATTGGTGCTGGACTTCAGCATATCTGAGTTAGactaagtaggtttgagaatgtgatGATTAATAAAGACAAAGCTCACACCCACTACACTTACCAACTCCAGCCACTGGTAACGTCACCAGGCTACTTTGAATGGCACTGTCATTAGCACAGAAGCTGCCACTGGATGTACAGGTCAAAAATTTTGAAATAACCTGtagattaaaaatataaatacataaaacttcAGACACATGATGGGCTTGTCCTGTTACCTTCAGATGAAAACCACAGGAGTGAAGATGATCACTCATAGGCACCAGGACTGCCACTGTGGGCACTTACTCCAACAACACAATCCCCTCCCCCAAAAAAGTTAATAATCTGCATCGTTTTATTCTGTCACCTTTACCTTGGGGTTGCTCGAGTACACATACAAGCACAAAGGCTTGTCTTTCCTTCTAACAAAATCGATTGCTTCGTCTGCATTATACACTGTCAGGATGGGCAGGATTGGCCCGAGGATCTCATGCTTCATGATGGCGTCAGACTCCTGCACATCCAACAGGACTGTGGGAGCTTTCAGGTGAGAAAAAGGGCTGTGCATAAGcttaaaaatgaagagaaaacaaaaagaaaagggaaaaaaccaCTTGCACTGCAGAAAGCAGCAGCCACAGGgttgcataaaaatgaaaaataaaaatgagaaaactcAAGTATTACAAACACATATACCATCCCATAACTGTCAACTGCTTTTCTTACCAATGAACTTATCGCTCTCATCCACCTCGCCTCCAATGACTACTTTCCCACTGGATAGCATCAGCTCTCGAACTCGAAGGAAATGTTCCATGTTGACCAAACGCCCAAAACTGGCTGACTGGGCAGGCTCAGCTCCATAGAATTCCAAGACACAAGAAGTCAAGGCCTGGACCAGCTTGTCTCGAATCTCGGCATGGCAGAGGATGTAATCCGGTGCAACGTTATTCTGACCTGCATTGTGAAAACGAGCCCAGGCAATGCGGTGTGCAGCAACAGGCAAGTCACACATCTGGTCCACATAGCATGGATTCTTCCCCCCTACAACCAGGGTGACTGGAGACAAGTGATGGGAAGCTGCCTGCATCACCTGCTGAGCCTTGGTGAATGTGCCTAGAAATCAACATACAGTAATCAGAATTTAActgtaaaaatgacaaaagtttGTCTCCTGATACTTTGGGGTTAATAAGAGGGTGGAGGGGGGCTTACCTGTATAGAAGATGTGGTCGAATCGGAGCTCTAGAAGATCAGCAAGCATGACATCACAGACCACCTGGTAGCACTCCTGTCAAAAGAGAAGATGGACGTTATGACGACCCCTATTCTTCACTATCAAGAGTAGGGAGGCAAGGTGCATGAAAAGTAAAGGCCATGGCCACCCCCTCAGAAAAAATTAAAGTAGAATTTATGGGACACACATTTAAGGTTACCTGGCCACTGGATCCACACTTGGCAAGGTAATAAAAACAAACGTTAAAATTCTGTCTCACCTTGTCCAGGTACAAGGGGAAGAGCTTCTGTAGCAACTCAGCCGTGTGGGAACTATTCTCAGATGGTTTTAGGAGAACAGCATTAcctaaaacacacaaaagaagaAGTTAATACATAAGCCAAAGAACAATTctgctaaaaaaaatgaaattccaaTCTATTGTTCATTACAAGGCCCTAACACCAGCCAAAAAGCCTTGCAGAAGCCAAAGGACTCCCAACCAAATCCCTAAACACCTACCAGCTGCTATAGCGCCCACCAAAGGTACAAGACACTGCTGAACAGGCGCACTCCAATCGCCAACAATCAGAACCACTCCCATGGGCTCATTGACCAGGAAGCATTGATCCAAAGTGGTGGCctgcaagaaaacaaaacagaaaaaaaaagacaaaaaacacaagatGACTTAGCCAAGATTGGACTTTAGACTTTAGTACAAAGTTGAGGTgctgaaaattttaaaaccatgAAATGATTCTATCCATCAGTGTTGGTGCTAATGAATTCTGAGATTTCCAGCACCACCCACCACATTCTGCCCTAGAGGGCCaccattattatttctttatgtcTGCTCTGTATATTCCTCCCACTTCAGTTACCCTGACTgaaggctgctgctgctgcaatcACCCCCTCCTCCACTCAGGTCATACCAGATTGCGCTCCACATGTTCAGGCTGCATCCATTTCTTCAGGTTGTTGATGGCAAACAAGGCCTCATTCTTGACCAGGATCAACTCTGAGAGCAATGACTCAAACCGGGGCTGCCGAAAGAAATGAGAACGCAACGTTATATTCACAGGTGGGCAGCACTGAACTCCTCGGCATCAGTTACAAATAaggtatagatgtgtgtgtgtgtatatatatatatatatatatatatacacacacatacacacacacacatacatatacacacacacatatatatatatacatacatacatatacacacacacatatatacatacatatacacacacacacacacacacacacacacacagtggtgtgaaaaactatttgcccccttccggatttcttattcttttgcatgtttgtcacacaaaatgtttctgatcatcaaacacatttaaccattagtcaaatataacacaagtaaacacaaattgcagtttttaaatgatggtttttattatttagggaggaaaaaaatccaaacctacatggtcctgtgtgaaaaagtaattgccccctgaacccaataactggttgggccacccttagcagcaataactgcaatcaagcgtttgcgataacttgcaatgagtcctttacagcactctggaggaattttggcccactcatcattgcagaattgttgtaattaagctttatttgagggttttctagcatgaacagcCTTTTTAAAAATGCGGTGTTCCtattacaccagatgtaacgggacatttgccttccaaaaagtccaacttttgtctcatcagtccacaaggtattttcccagaagtcttggcaatcatcgagatgtttcttagcaaaattgagacgacccccaatgttctttttgcttaacggtggtttgcgtcttggaaatctgccatgcaggccgtttttgctcagtctctttcttatggtggagtcgtgaacactgaccttaattgaggcaagtgaggcctgcagttctttagacgttgttctggggtcttttgtgaactctcggatgagtcatctctgcgctcttggggtaatttcggtcggccggccactcctggaaaggttcaccactgttccatgtttttgccatttgtggataatcgctcttactgtggttcgctggagtcccaaagctttagaaatggctttataacctttaccagactgatagatctcaattacttctgttctcattcgttcctgaatttctttggatcttggcatgatgtctagcttttgaggtgcttttggtctacttctctgtgtcaggcagctcctatttaagtgatttcttgattgaaacaggtgtggcagtaaacaggcctgggggtggctacggaaattgaactcaggtgtgatacaccacagttaggtgattttttaacaagggggcaattactttttcacacagggccatgtaggtttggatttttttttctccctaaacaataaaaaccatcatttaaaaactccattttgtgtttacttgtgttatatttgactaaaggttaaatgtgtttgatgatcagaaacattgtgtgacaaacatgtaaaagaataagaaatcagaaagagggcaaatagtttttcacaccactgtgtgtgtgtgtgtgtgtgtgtgtgtgtgtataaaaaagCCACAGTTTGTGCCTGTCTGTCATGTAATTATTAGAGAATCACAGGGACCAGAACCTTGGTgttaattgaaagcttatgatgCGATACACCCTGGTGAAGCAAAAATGTGTGGCTATGTTCCACGTCCACATAGTTGTCAGGGTTTGTGCATTTTCTACTGCAAACTAATTGAAAAGGTgacgagaaagagaaaaaaaaaagaatggcatCATCTGCTGACAGTCAAGAAAAATCAGAGGCCAATGACTcataataggaagaagaaaaaagcagAGCCATCTGCTGAATGTCAAGTGCAAGATACAGAATTTAAGAATGAGTAAGATCAAGAAATGCATGTGACAGGAGGTCTTCATGTCTAAAGCATAGCCCCTGCAAGGTCATCTATCAATAATCCCACAAGACACCCTATGTACATGTTCAGTGTAAGTGAAATGGAAGTGGAATGAAGATTGCTCTGCGATTCCCCCAGAAATGCCTCACAAGGGTCTGCTGTCCTAACATATTGCCTTTTCTTGCCTTCACCCTGAATATTGCACCCTTTTAAACTCCACGCACTCACTTTGTGTAGATCTCCATTTAAAGTCTCAACAAAGTCGTCCTCGTTCTCAACCACCATACGCACGATGCCATCCAACTGGCCCAAGCGGAAGGACTCTTCAGCAGTCTTTTTAGACTCAAAAGCCTCTCTGGATTTCTTCAGCATCTCGGCACAAACAGAAGCGGGTGTCCTACTGGCCTGGCCGTTGGACTTTAGCCTGTGGGGCAAAAGACAGGATGTGGGGGTTTATGGTCCCTTAAGGTAAGTAGTATTCTCTCATCgtttgcttttaaaatgtattcagtctgtcatttttagaaattgttttgTCCAACTACAGTCAGCAACAAATTTGGCCGGGACACCGTGCATGTTCTGTAGTGAAACAAACCACAAAACGTATACATTCTACAAATTGATCTCTGAATCGTAAGCAACTAAACGCTGTTACTCAGCTCACGGATGCCAGTTTATTGGATAAACGTTGCGAGTTCAAGTGCCAACCCCTTTAATGATGCTAACAAGGCTATAGCACCCAATCACAAACATCCTCTGTTTATTATCTTCATTTGTTGACAGCCATATTACTACTTTTATTAAATGACAAGCTTTTACATTCTGTTCACCAtaaaatatgctataaaaattaattgaggcaataacaataaataaataaatcacctgtCCCTGCTGGGTCCAATACAGGAAACTGTCAGGGTCATATGCATACATCCCATGCACACTCAGTTTACAGTCCCCCAAGTAAAACACCAAATATCTACAAATggacacagaaaaaaaactcaagCACAAGACTGTTGGGGACTGGAACTGAAACCAGGTCATTAGCCACTGTACCACCCTAAGCTGATCAGATCTCCATCCAGCAAGGGGAAGTGCATGTTCCACATATTCTGTCAATTCCCACAGGTGACTGATGCTAGTCACAGGTGGCATTTATTGGAGTGCGGACAGAATTCAGGGAATGTGGAATATCAAATCAGACGAGGCTGCTGGCTCAGGCATGTCGCCTTCAAGGGTTCAGCATTACCTCCCTCACCTCATCGGTCCGACAGCTCTCAGCACACCAGCGCAGCTGCCACTCTCTTTGAAACATATAGCTGACTAAACATTTAAAGACGGTGTTTTGATGGGCCAGGTCTAAACGTGGGCTTTGAACATTAACACATAGCAAGTCCATTAAAAAAGGGGGCAAAATGGTTTGAATACAGTTCATGAGTACGGAGCATTTCTACACAAGCCAAACTGTTACCAGTATATAAAGAAATCAGGAGCTTATACATCCTTCCCAAATCTGCAATGGCCAAACTCCCAAGGTGCCAGTCTCAgtatgtgatggactggtgcaccATTCCCAGTCCAAACACCTAATTGGGTGCAATGAGACCAACATGTGTGGACATTTGATATTCAGGCAGGCCTAGACGAGCCACAAGGCACAGCATTAACAGAACATGATATCCTAAACCTTTACAACATAAATCTACTGAGCAGTCCACTGTTGGCTACCTGCTCACCGCTTACTACACACACATCAAATGGGCCCCTGCCAGTCCCAGAAGCCATACGAGGAGCCAACttaaaagacaacataaaaaCAAGAGAACCAAGACAGGCTTTGGCATTTTACATTAAAGTGGATCTGGCAGTTTATAAACCAGTGCCATTCCTGTCCTTATTTTATACCTCACAAGTGACAGTAACACTGGTACAAACTAGGAAGAACTCTTGTAATGAGACAGCTCACCATTTGGATCGTATTGGGTGCACACAGTTTgatcagacagacagaaagaaaatgcACTCCATAACAGACAAAGGAATAGAAATTGAATAATGTATGTAAAAGGCACTAGATGAAACAATTAGACTTAGAAAAAGGTGTGACATATTAGATATTATGAATGACACTGTATGGAATTGACAGATAAGGCAATATAACACTACAAATCAAATTGATATTAAAAAACACTCAAAACCTGATATacacatatgaaaggcactatatgaaataatTTTGATAGGCAAGGCAGTATATTAGAAAGTGCACTATATAATATGAAAGGGATTATATGGAAAaacaatacatataaaataaaaataaaaagcacagtgAAATATATTTGATAGACAGACGGGAAAGGTACTACAGGATATCAATTAGATAAGGTGCTAAACGATAAATGAGCTTCCAAGCCCAGCTCGCGCAGTCCATTTTCTAGCGCGCAATTCAGGGACAGCCGGGGTGCCACAGACTCGGGCGCCTACCGGGTTACATTGTATTGGATAAAAAGTATACATCGGGCTAACTAATTTATTTGACCCTCTTTATAAAGCTAATAGCACCTGTCAAGTGGACGGTTCTACGAAGACTACTATTTGGGTTTGCAAAAAGACCCAAACTACACATTTAAAGACATCATGTGAAACACTTCAAGAGACATGTGTACTGTATAACGCTCGCTGAACCAATCATTCAGAGACGGTCACTGGTTCTCAGATTTCGGGCAATATAGAGCTGAAAAGGCTGGGCTGTCTACTGATTAAAGACCTACTTTTAAATTTTCCTCGCATCAGACAATACAAGCTCATGGAATTGGAGGTTCTGTCTCTAAGATGGGGTCCCAGCAGGCAGACCGTGGCCGCATACAGGACAAACTGCACTTAGACGGCGGGCATCCAAACAGACGAACCAAAAACAAAAGACGAAGCCCCAGCTTCCCCACCTCGACCCAGTGCAAATCAGCTAAAGACTCTTGTTATTTTACCTCGTTTATTAATGCCTCTGTTAATTTAACTCATTTCGTATCAGTTTGTTTAACCGCATCAGCACATCTAAGGCACAGTACGCACGCCTGTGTGACATTAACAAACGGCggtaaagaaaaaaaggcacGAAAAAGTTTACGAAAGACAAAAGTTTCACAAGCTAAGCGACTTTTCCCGTACGCA
This genomic window from Polypterus senegalus isolate Bchr_013 chromosome 12, ASM1683550v1, whole genome shotgun sequence contains:
- the aldh3b2 gene encoding aldehyde dehydrogenase family 3 member B1, producing MLPSPPSPSPSRWFRSLRRLKSNGQASRTPASVCAEMLKKSREAFESKKTAEESFRLGQLDGIVRMVVENEDDFVETLNGDLHKPRFESLLSELILVKNEALFAINNLKKWMQPEHVERNLATTLDQCFLVNEPMGVVLIVGDWSAPVQQCLVPLVGAIAAGNAVLLKPSENSSHTAELLQKLFPLYLDKECYQVVCDVMLADLLELRFDHIFYTGTFTKAQQVMQAASHHLSPVTLVVGGKNPCYVDQMCDLPVAAHRIAWARFHNAGQNNVAPDYILCHAEIRDKLVQALTSCVLEFYGAEPAQSASFGRLVNMEHFLRVRELMLSSGKVVIGGEVDESDKFIAPTVLLDVQESDAIMKHEILGPILPILTVYNADEAIDFVRRKDKPLCLYVYSSNPKVISKFLTCTSSGSFCANDSAIQSSLVTLPVAGVGASGMGLYHGRYSFDTFSHRKSCVLRTTHVECVTYLRFPPYEDQRLSLMMWATSLSRKGAGWCNLL